A stretch of Flavobacterium sp. N1994 DNA encodes these proteins:
- a CDS encoding DUF1804 family protein has product MAKVREQKLAEDLYIKGKKTAKEISSLINVSEHTIGTWVEKFKWKERRNALLGSTNNGLQNINNLIDIYAEKLISMETDKDASDSAKVKLVDAIAKLNKTKDGFEKEHRIPYNTYINVMELIMSDMISKIEPKHHLAILEFFENHTNELALKY; this is encoded by the coding sequence ATGGCAAAAGTTAGGGAGCAAAAACTGGCAGAGGATTTATACATCAAAGGCAAAAAAACAGCAAAGGAAATTTCAAGCTTGATTAATGTCTCTGAACATACTATTGGTACATGGGTTGAAAAATTCAAGTGGAAGGAACGACGTAATGCTTTACTTGGTTCTACTAACAATGGACTTCAAAACATAAATAACCTAATTGATATTTATGCAGAAAAGCTTATCAGTATGGAAACTGATAAAGATGCTTCTGACAGCGCCAAAGTAAAACTGGTTGATGCTATTGCCAAACTCAACAAAACAAAAGATGGATTTGAAAAAGAGCATAGGATACCCTATAACACTTATATCAATGTTATGGAGTTAATCATGAGTGATATGATTAGTAAAATTGAACCTAAACACCATTTAGCCATACTTGAATTTTTTGAAAACCATACAAACGAATTAGCACTTAAATACTGA
- a CDS encoding ATP-dependent Clp protease proteolytic subunit, with product MKKHHVTNLLIVGGVSLTSALINAAIAEKFPLVITADKNGNKADIRITGALYNWNNSSEEITAKIDQFLADGVQDVDVYINSPGGDVFTAAEIENQIQRFPGAKNGIGGAIVASAATKIAISLDSFQMAENGSFMYHKPSGYFSGNEDAVQSSLELLKNLTAQYKEQYAAKTGLSVEDIESKWAKGDVWLTAKDAAKQKFITGVIKKTTITPDTKAMFEAFGAPNIPEVTSKINNQNNLMDKKIIALLLGLSEDASEEQIKAAITANKEAATKVTALTAEKKQAETAALETKVDALLNGAVTAKKILATQVESLKSWAKNDFDACEAHINSLQPLGKVSAAVTPSAGGAANVKAFKDMSEKERDELANEDPEAFKAAYLADLEGK from the coding sequence ATGAAAAAACATCATGTAACTAATTTATTAATTGTTGGCGGGGTTAGCCTCACAAGCGCGTTGATAAATGCGGCCATCGCAGAAAAGTTTCCTTTAGTTATTACGGCTGATAAAAACGGCAATAAAGCTGACATTCGTATTACGGGTGCACTTTATAACTGGAATAACAGCTCTGAGGAAATAACAGCCAAAATAGATCAGTTTCTAGCAGATGGTGTTCAAGATGTAGATGTATATATAAATTCTCCTGGTGGGGATGTATTTACAGCTGCTGAAATAGAAAATCAAATACAAAGGTTCCCTGGTGCCAAAAATGGTATTGGAGGAGCTATTGTTGCATCTGCTGCTACTAAAATAGCTATAAGCTTAGATAGCTTTCAAATGGCTGAAAATGGTTCTTTTATGTACCATAAACCATCTGGTTATTTTAGTGGAAATGAAGATGCAGTTCAAAGCTCACTTGAGCTATTAAAAAACCTTACTGCTCAATACAAAGAGCAATATGCTGCTAAAACAGGATTGAGCGTTGAAGACATTGAATCTAAATGGGCAAAAGGCGATGTTTGGTTAACTGCTAAAGATGCCGCAAAGCAAAAATTCATAACTGGAGTAATTAAAAAAACTACGATTACACCAGATACAAAAGCAATGTTCGAAGCATTTGGAGCGCCGAACATTCCTGAAGTTACAAGTAAAATTAATAATCAAAACAATCTCATGGACAAAAAAATCATTGCCCTGTTATTAGGGCTTTCAGAAGATGCTTCAGAAGAGCAAATCAAAGCTGCAATTACAGCTAACAAAGAAGCAGCAACAAAAGTGACTGCATTGACTGCAGAAAAAAAACAAGCTGAAACTGCTGCATTAGAGACTAAGGTAGATGCCTTGTTAAATGGTGCTGTTACAGCTAAAAAAATCTTAGCAACTCAAGTTGAAAGCTTGAAAAGTTGGGCTAAAAATGATTTTGATGCTTGCGAAGCACACATCAATTCTTTACAGCCACTTGGAAAAGTTAGTGCTGCTGTAACTCCTTCCGCAGGTGGAGCTGCAAATGTGAAAGCATTTAAAGATATGTCTGAAAAAGAAAGAGACGAATTAGCTAACGAAGATCCAGAAGCTTTTAAAGCGGCTTATTTAGCTGACTTAGAAGGCAAGTAA
- a CDS encoding lysozyme encodes MKLSIAGYNLIKSFEKCSLKPYLCSAGVPTIGWGNTIYPNGRKVTMKDPPITQAYADEIFYFIADLFAKDVSSLVKSSLKQNQFNTVVSFAYNVGSDIDADNIPEGLGDSTLLKLINANPNDPNIAKEFLKWNKANGVPSNGLTNRRKKEAQIYFS; translated from the coding sequence ATGAAATTAAGTATTGCAGGTTATAATTTGATAAAGTCTTTTGAGAAATGTAGTCTCAAGCCTTATTTATGTTCTGCAGGAGTTCCAACAATTGGATGGGGTAACACGATTTACCCAAATGGTAGAAAAGTCACCATGAAAGACCCTCCAATTACTCAAGCTTATGCTGATGAGATATTCTACTTTATAGCTGATTTATTTGCAAAAGACGTTTCAAGCTTGGTTAAATCAAGCTTAAAACAAAACCAATTTAATACAGTAGTCTCTTTTGCCTACAATGTCGGTAGTGATATCGATGCAGACAATATTCCAGAAGGATTAGGTGACAGCACACTCTTAAAGTTGATTAATGCCAATCCGAATGATCCTAATATCGCTAAGGAGTTTCTAAAGTGGAACAAAGCAAATGGAGTACCAAGTAATGGGTTAACCAATCGCAGAAAAAAAGAAGCACAAATTTACTTCTCATGA
- a CDS encoding DUF2586 family protein, with amino-acid sequence MSFTGVTINPGQGGLNRSNPSTDGIMSLVAFVPDAAGNDFQTVYVLNSVKAAEELGIDAAFDANNAVLLHYHISEFFRLAPDGTLKLVLTDQATAAAFFAMDAVKALFRQNTDVKRIGFVYNSDDVVVLATEIAACQTFINGLFADKIYLNGIYLEGRNVSKAAVTRRTLDCGKVSLVIAQDPAIAVIDPAYAKYAAVGTVLGSRAVRKVNENLGSVDIIKKPSSKKGNETYPLTDTLLGLWLTACLSDGTPVSTLSQVEQNQLTAFGYTYAGTFQGFAGVYFNGEPTCIALSSDYSTGENNGVWDKAALGIRNALLPKVRGWFQRDAGTGKLRSTAITDLQNVGKKPLQKMLVAEEISGYDLLIPADQNPNDQTPLIVKASVTLGAIIHTFEVDLSLV; translated from the coding sequence ATGAGTTTTACAGGTGTAACAATTAATCCAGGACAGGGAGGTTTAAACCGTTCAAATCCGTCAACTGATGGCATCATGTCATTAGTTGCTTTTGTACCTGATGCAGCCGGTAACGATTTTCAGACAGTCTATGTTTTGAATAGCGTTAAAGCTGCAGAGGAGTTAGGTATAGACGCTGCCTTTGATGCGAATAATGCGGTTTTACTTCATTATCACATCTCCGAGTTTTTCAGGTTAGCTCCTGATGGAACTCTGAAACTTGTACTAACGGATCAAGCTACAGCTGCAGCATTTTTCGCAATGGATGCAGTTAAGGCCTTATTCCGTCAAAATACTGACGTAAAAAGAATTGGCTTTGTTTATAATTCCGACGATGTGGTAGTATTGGCAACAGAAATAGCAGCGTGTCAAACGTTCATAAACGGTTTGTTTGCGGATAAAATCTACTTAAATGGTATTTACCTTGAAGGTAGAAACGTCAGCAAAGCAGCGGTTACAAGACGTACATTGGATTGCGGTAAGGTTAGTTTAGTAATTGCTCAAGACCCTGCAATCGCAGTAATTGATCCTGCATATGCTAAATATGCTGCAGTCGGTACCGTTTTAGGAAGCCGCGCTGTTAGAAAGGTTAACGAGAACTTAGGTTCCGTTGATATTATCAAGAAGCCAAGCTCTAAAAAAGGTAACGAAACTTATCCTTTAACGGATACGCTTTTGGGCTTATGGCTTACTGCGTGCCTAAGTGATGGAACTCCGGTTTCAACACTTTCACAAGTAGAGCAGAATCAGCTTACAGCGTTTGGTTATACTTATGCCGGAACCTTCCAGGGATTTGCAGGAGTATATTTCAACGGTGAGCCAACTTGTATCGCTTTAAGTTCTGACTACTCAACTGGTGAGAACAATGGAGTTTGGGACAAAGCAGCTCTTGGAATCAGAAACGCTCTTTTACCAAAAGTTCGCGGATGGTTTCAGCGTGATGCAGGCACCGGTAAATTAAGAAGCACTGCTATTACCGATCTTCAAAACGTTGGTAAAAAGCCACTACAAAAAATGCTAGTAGCTGAAGAAATAAGCGGTTATGATTTGTTGATTCCAGCAGATCAGAACCCGAACGATCAAACTCCTTTAATTGTTAAAGCGAGTGTCACATTAGGAGCAATTATTCACACCTTCGAGGTAGATTTATCTTTAGTATAA